In the genome of Mucisphaera calidilacus, one region contains:
- a CDS encoding aminotransferase class V-fold PLP-dependent enzyme: MTRRLYMDNAATSFPKPPEVAQAMTRYATELGASPGRGAYAEARESGRLMNACRERLNRLINGENPDHVIFTLNTSDALNLGIRGMLRPGDHVITTDLDHNSILRPFNKLVADNLVEQTRLPVDARTGLVDPDDVRKAVRKNTRLVALLHGSNVTGTLQPVRDIGRICREMAVPFLVDAAQSLGHVPLDVQADHIDLLAFPGHKGLLGPLGTGGLYIRPGLEKHLNTVREGGTGSVSERDTQPDFMPDKYEPGSHNAIGIIGLSEGVNWILGQTVDKLWKHQQSLMQVMIEGLTAAADQGVHLYGPPGIANRCGVFSIRIDGYDQPAQLSDTLEQRYGILTRSGIHCAPLAHHTIGTRDRAGTTRFSFGPYTTLQDVKYACDALFELAESAAAVSA, from the coding sequence ATGACCCGACGCCTTTACATGGACAACGCCGCCACCAGCTTCCCCAAGCCGCCCGAGGTCGCCCAGGCGATGACCCGCTACGCCACCGAACTCGGCGCCAGCCCGGGACGCGGCGCCTACGCAGAAGCCCGCGAATCCGGACGGCTCATGAACGCCTGCCGCGAACGACTCAACCGCCTCATCAACGGCGAAAACCCCGACCACGTCATCTTCACCCTCAACACCTCCGACGCCCTCAACCTCGGCATACGCGGCATGTTACGCCCCGGCGACCACGTCATCACCACCGACCTCGACCACAACTCCATCCTCCGCCCCTTCAACAAACTCGTCGCCGACAACCTCGTCGAGCAGACACGCCTTCCCGTCGATGCCCGCACCGGACTCGTCGATCCCGACGACGTGCGCAAGGCCGTGCGCAAGAACACACGCCTTGTCGCCCTGCTCCACGGCTCCAACGTCACCGGAACCCTCCAGCCCGTCCGCGACATCGGCCGCATCTGCCGCGAGATGGCCGTCCCCTTCCTCGTCGACGCCGCACAGTCCCTAGGCCACGTTCCCCTCGACGTCCAGGCCGACCACATCGACCTACTCGCCTTCCCCGGACACAAAGGCCTCCTCGGACCCCTCGGCACCGGCGGGCTCTATATCCGGCCCGGACTCGAAAAACACCTCAACACCGTCCGCGAGGGCGGCACCGGCTCCGTCTCCGAACGCGACACCCAGCCCGACTTTATGCCCGACAAGTACGAGCCCGGCAGCCACAACGCCATCGGCATCATCGGGCTCTCCGAAGGCGTCAACTGGATCCTCGGCCAGACCGTCGACAAGCTCTGGAAGCACCAGCAATCCCTCATGCAGGTCATGATCGAGGGACTCACCGCCGCCGCCGACCAGGGCGTCCACCTCTACGGGCCGCCCGGCATCGCCAACCGTTGCGGCGTCTTCAGCATCCGCATCGACGGATACGACCAGCCCGCACAACTCTCGGACACCCTCGAACAACGCTACGGCATCCTCACACGCTCAGGCATCCACTGCGCCCCGCTCGCACACCACACCATCGGCACACGCGACCGCGCCGGCACCACGCGCTTTAGCTTCGGACCCTACACCACCCTCCAGGACGTCAAGTACGCCTGCGACGCCCTCTTCGAACTCGCCGAGTCCGCCGCCGCCGTCTCCGCCTGA
- a CDS encoding peptidylprolyl isomerase, which produces MRTLLLLLCLLLAGCASSGGSGSTAPASSSPPSVVAYVGGDRVSQSDLYALIAPESRAAALANYVIQRGVDRRLSSLGLAITEVEVDAERERLLRTLSEDPDEAARLLESLRQERGLDREAFERTLHQTAGLRAVVAPDVEVTDEAIERAYELRYGPRVQARIITVERLAEASEVMRRLQEGEGFFATIAGEVSTDPSAVRGGLLDPLSPLDPTLPDAIRASLRSLPDRPAGLSDILTLERGFAILKYERTVLPDTRTLDELRDELAISVRMRAESLRMRELARVLLTEVEITMLDSRLQEAWTRRVRQMETDIVP; this is translated from the coding sequence ATGCGAACACTTCTCCTGCTGTTGTGCCTGTTGCTGGCTGGTTGTGCGTCATCGGGTGGTTCGGGGTCGACGGCTCCGGCGTCTTCGTCTCCGCCCAGTGTGGTGGCTTATGTGGGTGGCGACCGCGTGAGTCAGTCGGATCTGTATGCGTTGATCGCTCCGGAGTCGCGAGCGGCGGCGTTGGCGAACTACGTGATTCAGCGTGGTGTTGATCGGCGGCTGTCGTCGTTGGGTCTGGCGATCACGGAGGTTGAGGTGGACGCGGAGCGTGAGCGTCTGCTGCGGACGCTGAGTGAGGATCCGGACGAGGCGGCGCGGCTGCTGGAGTCGCTGCGTCAGGAGCGTGGTCTGGACCGGGAGGCGTTTGAGCGGACGCTGCATCAGACGGCGGGGCTGCGTGCGGTGGTGGCTCCGGACGTGGAGGTGACGGACGAGGCGATCGAGCGTGCTTATGAGCTTCGCTACGGGCCGCGGGTCCAGGCTCGGATCATCACGGTCGAGCGTCTGGCGGAGGCGTCGGAGGTGATGCGTCGTCTGCAGGAGGGTGAGGGTTTTTTCGCGACGATCGCGGGCGAGGTTTCGACCGATCCTTCTGCGGTGCGTGGCGGGCTGCTTGATCCTTTGAGTCCGCTTGACCCGACGCTGCCGGACGCGATTCGTGCGTCGCTGCGGTCGCTGCCTGACCGCCCTGCCGGCTTGTCGGACATCCTGACGCTGGAGCGTGGCTTTGCGATTCTCAAGTATGAGCGGACGGTGTTGCCTGACACGCGGACGCTGGATGAGCTTCGTGACGAGCTGGCGATCTCGGTGCGGATGCGTGCGGAGTCGCTTCGGATGCGGGAGCTGGCGCGGGTGCTGCTGACGGAGGTGGAGATCACGATGCTTGATTCGCGGCTGCAGGAGGCGTGGACGCGACGTGTGCGTCAGATGGAGACCGACATCGTTCCGTGA
- a CDS encoding aminotransferase class I/II-fold pyridoxal phosphate-dependent enzyme, producing MKIQTAARIDRLPPYILGQLKTLIYERRKAGADIIDMNMGNPSDAPPDPVVDKIREAVLDPRNSRYSASAGIYNLRRDMAIKYEKKWGVELDPATEVIATIGSKEGFSHMCLALLGAGDIAVVADPAFQIHTYAVVLAGGSTVTVPLGNDDAFLERIDQVLDTLTPQPKVVILNYPHNPTTLTVEPSFFEKVVELAERHQVMILHDFAYGETAFDGYRPPSFLQARGAKAYGVEFSTLSKPYNMAGWRIGFCCGHPEMIRALSTIKGYYDYGIFQAVQIAAIIAMREGEGHIERQNEVYGKRREVLASGLRKFGWEVELPRATMFVWAKVNPEQLAAYGGSTNAFCLAMVDKAEVALTPGAAFGPRGEGYVRMALVENEQRIRQALRQMGRVLAPAVV from the coding sequence ATGAAGATTCAGACTGCTGCGCGGATTGATCGTCTGCCGCCTTACATTCTCGGCCAGCTCAAAACGCTGATTTACGAGCGTCGCAAGGCGGGCGCGGACATCATCGACATGAACATGGGCAATCCGTCGGATGCTCCGCCTGACCCGGTGGTGGACAAGATCCGCGAGGCGGTGCTGGACCCGCGGAACTCGCGGTATTCGGCGTCGGCGGGGATCTACAACCTTCGTCGTGACATGGCGATCAAGTACGAGAAGAAATGGGGTGTGGAGCTGGACCCGGCGACGGAGGTGATCGCGACGATCGGTTCGAAGGAGGGTTTCAGTCACATGTGCCTGGCGTTGCTGGGCGCGGGGGATATCGCGGTGGTGGCCGACCCGGCGTTCCAGATTCACACCTACGCGGTGGTCCTGGCGGGCGGGTCGACGGTGACGGTGCCGCTGGGCAACGACGATGCGTTTCTGGAGCGTATTGATCAGGTGCTCGACACGCTGACGCCTCAGCCGAAGGTGGTGATTCTCAACTATCCGCACAACCCGACGACGCTGACGGTGGAGCCGTCGTTCTTCGAGAAGGTGGTGGAGCTGGCGGAGCGTCATCAGGTGATGATTCTGCATGATTTTGCTTATGGCGAGACGGCGTTTGATGGCTACCGGCCGCCCAGTTTTCTTCAGGCGAGGGGTGCGAAGGCTTATGGTGTTGAGTTCAGCACGCTGAGCAAGCCTTACAACATGGCGGGCTGGCGGATCGGTTTTTGTTGCGGTCATCCGGAGATGATCCGGGCTTTGTCGACGATCAAGGGGTATTACGACTACGGGATTTTCCAGGCGGTGCAGATCGCGGCGATCATCGCGATGCGTGAGGGTGAGGGGCACATCGAGCGTCAGAACGAGGTGTACGGGAAGCGTCGTGAGGTTCTGGCCTCGGGCCTGCGGAAGTTTGGCTGGGAGGTTGAGCTGCCGCGAGCGACGATGTTTGTGTGGGCGAAGGTGAATCCGGAGCAGCTGGCGGCGTATGGCGGGTCGACGAATGCGTTTTGTCTGGCGATGGTGGACAAGGCGGAGGTGGCGTTGACGCCTGGCGCTGCGTTTGGGCCGAGGGGCGAGGGTTATGTGCGGATGGCGCTGGTGGAGAACGAGCAGCGTATACGTCAGGCGCTGCGTCAGATGGGTCGTGTGCTGGCGCCGGCGGTGGTTTAG
- a CDS encoding YifB family Mg chelatase-like AAA ATPase: MLAQLHSFVLQGIDPLPCEVEVDVGEEGLPKTVIVGLPDAAVKESLERVRAAISNSGYPFPMARLLVNLAPADIRKEGPAYDLPIALGLLLAGGVIQTDRHRRLMVAGELALDGRVRRVSGAINLAILAERLGMEGVIVPAENAREAAAAGGVPVYPADSLGSVVSFLNGIHEIEPAARVDIEALLGDAEPAVDFGAVRGQEAAKRAMTVAAAGGHNLLMLGPAGTGKSMMSKALPGILPPLTREEALEITRIYSAVGQIPAGQSLVTRRPVRTPHHTASAVAVVGGGTVPRPGEISLAHHGVLFLDEAAEFPRAVLETLRQPLEDGAVTITRIHASLRFPARFMLLAAMNPTPGGGTPDSAGGERAMARYLGRLSGPLMDRVDLHVEVPPVPFDELTTKARGTDTATMRGQVLAARSIQSERNGGALRPNARLSGQELDRVARLEGEPLGLLKEAMAELGLSARAYDRIRRVSRTIADLEGDPEIGAHHVGEAIAYRLLDRKGLVHSGG; encoded by the coding sequence ATGCTTGCTCAACTCCACAGCTTCGTGCTTCAGGGCATTGATCCTCTGCCGTGTGAGGTGGAGGTGGATGTCGGCGAGGAGGGTCTGCCCAAGACGGTGATTGTCGGGCTGCCCGATGCGGCGGTCAAGGAGAGTCTGGAGCGTGTGCGTGCCGCGATCAGCAACTCGGGGTATCCCTTCCCGATGGCGCGTCTGCTGGTCAATCTCGCGCCGGCGGACATCCGCAAGGAGGGTCCGGCGTACGACCTGCCGATTGCGTTGGGGCTGCTGCTGGCGGGGGGCGTGATCCAGACGGATCGGCATCGTCGGCTGATGGTGGCGGGTGAGCTGGCGCTGGACGGCCGTGTGCGTCGGGTATCGGGGGCGATCAACCTGGCGATCCTGGCCGAGCGGCTGGGGATGGAGGGGGTGATCGTGCCGGCGGAGAACGCGCGGGAGGCGGCGGCGGCGGGTGGTGTGCCGGTGTACCCGGCGGATTCGCTGGGGAGTGTGGTTTCGTTTCTCAATGGCATTCACGAGATCGAGCCTGCGGCGCGGGTGGACATCGAGGCGTTGCTGGGGGATGCGGAGCCGGCGGTGGATTTCGGGGCGGTGCGGGGTCAGGAGGCGGCGAAGCGTGCGATGACGGTGGCGGCGGCTGGGGGTCATAATCTGCTGATGCTGGGGCCGGCGGGGACGGGCAAGTCGATGATGAGCAAGGCGTTGCCCGGGATCCTTCCGCCTCTGACGCGTGAGGAGGCGCTGGAGATCACGCGGATTTACTCGGCGGTGGGTCAGATCCCGGCGGGTCAGAGTCTGGTGACGCGTCGGCCGGTGCGGACGCCTCACCACACGGCGTCGGCGGTGGCGGTGGTTGGTGGGGGGACGGTTCCGCGTCCGGGCGAGATCTCGCTGGCACATCACGGCGTGCTGTTTCTGGATGAGGCGGCGGAGTTCCCGCGTGCGGTGCTGGAGACGCTGCGTCAGCCGCTTGAGGATGGTGCGGTGACGATCACGCGGATTCATGCGTCGCTACGTTTTCCGGCGCGGTTCATGCTGTTGGCCGCGATGAACCCGACGCCAGGCGGGGGGACGCCTGACTCGGCGGGTGGCGAGCGGGCGATGGCTCGTTACCTCGGGCGGCTGTCGGGTCCGCTGATGGACCGTGTGGACCTGCATGTTGAGGTGCCGCCGGTGCCTTTTGACGAGCTGACGACCAAGGCTCGGGGCACGGACACGGCGACGATGCGGGGTCAGGTGCTGGCGGCGCGGTCGATTCAGAGCGAGCGTAATGGCGGCGCGCTGCGGCCGAACGCACGGCTGTCGGGGCAGGAACTGGACCGCGTGGCGCGGCTGGAGGGTGAGCCGCTGGGCCTGCTGAAGGAGGCGATGGCGGAGTTGGGGTTGAGTGCGCGGGCGTACGACCGGATCCGCAGGGTGTCGCGGACGATTGCGGATCTTGAGGGGGATCCGGAGATCGGTGCGCACCACGTGGGCGAGGCGATCGCGTACCGGCTGCTGGACCGTAAGGGGTTGGTGCATTCAGGAGGGTGA
- a CDS encoding metallophosphoesterase, whose translation MPVDYGLLEATELAIPTLPDALEGIRIAHLTDLHIRRRRDRHTRIIDRLARVRLDLILYTGDYMSYPGDEEPAAEVMTDILSALKPRHGQFGVFGNHDTFDLARRLHDLPITWLNNRSVTLSHLNLEIFGLQGITPTGLDPVAVALDRDTDHQPAVRLGLVHNPSHAPAVADLKADLIFCGHTHGGQCRPHPSIALANSCDLPKALSTGILRHRNAQIAISRGLGEIALPLRTFCPPHIPVYTLRKRSIPGTTTDSIKRLRWW comes from the coding sequence TTGCCCGTCGATTACGGCCTCCTCGAAGCCACCGAACTCGCCATCCCCACCCTCCCCGACGCCCTCGAGGGAATCCGTATCGCCCACCTCACCGATCTTCACATCCGCCGACGACGCGACCGCCACACCCGCATCATCGACCGACTCGCACGCGTCCGACTCGACCTCATCCTCTACACAGGCGACTACATGTCCTACCCCGGCGACGAAGAACCCGCCGCCGAGGTCATGACCGACATCCTCTCCGCACTCAAGCCCCGACACGGCCAGTTCGGGGTCTTCGGCAACCACGACACCTTCGACCTCGCTCGACGCCTCCATGACCTGCCCATCACCTGGCTCAACAACCGATCCGTCACCCTCAGCCACCTCAACCTCGAAATCTTCGGCCTCCAGGGCATCACACCCACCGGACTCGACCCCGTCGCCGTCGCCCTCGACCGCGACACCGACCACCAACCCGCCGTCCGACTCGGACTCGTTCACAACCCCTCGCACGCACCCGCCGTCGCCGACCTCAAAGCCGACCTCATCTTCTGCGGGCACACCCACGGCGGACAGTGCCGGCCCCACCCCTCCATCGCACTCGCCAACTCCTGCGACCTCCCCAAAGCCCTCTCCACCGGCATCCTCCGCCACCGAAACGCTCAGATCGCCATCTCACGCGGCCTCGGCGAAATCGCACTCCCCCTCCGAACCTTCTGCCCGCCACACATCCCCGTCTACACCCTCCGCAAACGCTCCATCCCCGGCACCACCACCGACTCCATCAAACGACTCCGCTGGTGGTAA
- a CDS encoding helix-turn-helix domain-containing protein, protein MAKMFYTLEEAAEKLGVNEDRIKEMASEGQIQQFRDRDKLMFKRDQVDSMANTTDLDEGGEASEASGGPLSLADSTADTFELADSGADAPSPAEDSGVEGMSVFEEDEVKEADPLAGTQVTGSDLDDDLQLEQVGSSAGSGLLDLTNESDDTSLGAELLDEIYPGGGSPGDTSVQTTTDSGIFGASSSGSAPAIGGDTGTFTDLGEVSAVEAGTPIETLAPVSSGGSTTGDKFLGGSLLGVVVALIVMMLVILPAWSGSASVVTDSMASSPMYYGIWVGGLVVVWLICGVLGLVLGGRD, encoded by the coding sequence ATGGCCAAGATGTTCTATACGCTTGAAGAGGCGGCTGAGAAGCTGGGTGTCAACGAGGACCGGATCAAGGAGATGGCCAGCGAGGGCCAGATCCAGCAGTTCCGCGACCGCGACAAGTTGATGTTCAAGCGAGATCAGGTTGATTCGATGGCGAACACGACGGACCTGGACGAGGGTGGCGAGGCGTCGGAGGCGTCGGGCGGGCCCTTGTCGCTGGCGGACTCGACGGCGGACACCTTTGAGCTGGCGGACTCTGGCGCGGATGCTCCGTCTCCGGCCGAAGACTCGGGCGTCGAGGGGATGAGTGTTTTCGAGGAAGACGAGGTCAAGGAGGCGGACCCGCTGGCCGGCACGCAGGTGACGGGCTCGGATCTTGACGATGACCTTCAGCTTGAGCAGGTGGGTTCCTCCGCGGGTTCGGGTCTTCTGGACCTGACCAACGAGAGCGACGACACGAGCCTGGGCGCGGAGTTGCTGGACGAGATTTATCCGGGCGGCGGCAGCCCGGGCGACACGTCGGTGCAGACGACGACGGACTCGGGGATCTTCGGCGCGTCGTCGAGTGGTTCGGCACCGGCGATCGGCGGGGACACGGGCACGTTCACGGACCTGGGTGAGGTTTCGGCGGTCGAGGCGGGCACACCGATTGAGACGCTGGCTCCGGTGAGCAGCGGCGGCTCGACGACGGGTGACAAGTTTCTCGGCGGGAGCCTGCTGGGCGTCGTGGTGGCGTTGATCGTGATGATGCTGGTGATTCTGCCGGCGTGGTCGGGCAGCGCGAGCGTGGTGACGGATTCGATGGCCTCCAGCCCGATGTACTACGGCATCTGGGTGGGCGGTCTGGTAGTGGTGTGGCTGATCTGCGGCGTGCTGGGGCTGGTGCTCGGCGGCCGGGACTGA
- a CDS encoding phosphatidylserine decarboxylase, which produces MLCAGARREWITLVVTTALLAAGAAVLGWWWASLMIVVLGGVVLLTFRDPNRNPPSQRGVVVSAADGRVSSIHVLEDCAPLGGRTLCVRVFLSLLNVHVVRIPCYGRIASIEHRPGRYVSALNPASVEENESVTLVIEHPTSQASVAVVRLIAGQFARTVRLFVQEGQTLQRGQRLGIILLGSTAEVYLPDAAVADCVVSEQDRVRAGESVIVGVRGEGSAS; this is translated from the coding sequence ATGCTGTGCGCTGGTGCTCGCCGTGAATGGATCACGCTTGTCGTGACGACCGCCCTGCTGGCGGCGGGTGCTGCGGTGCTGGGCTGGTGGTGGGCGTCGTTGATGATCGTGGTTCTGGGCGGTGTTGTCTTGCTGACCTTCCGCGATCCGAACCGCAACCCCCCTTCTCAGCGTGGCGTGGTGGTGTCGGCGGCGGACGGGCGTGTGAGTTCGATTCATGTGCTGGAGGATTGTGCGCCGCTTGGCGGGCGTACGTTGTGCGTGAGGGTGTTCCTGTCGCTGCTGAACGTGCACGTGGTTCGGATCCCGTGTTACGGTCGGATCGCGTCGATCGAGCATCGGCCTGGGCGGTATGTCTCTGCGTTGAATCCGGCGTCGGTGGAGGAGAATGAGTCGGTGACGCTGGTGATCGAGCACCCGACGAGCCAGGCTTCGGTGGCGGTGGTGCGTCTGATCGCGGGGCAGTTTGCGCGGACGGTACGTCTGTTCGTGCAGGAGGGTCAGACGCTACAGCGTGGTCAGCGTCTGGGGATCATCCTGTTGGGATCGACGGCGGAGGTTTACCTGCCGGACGCGGCGGTGGCGGACTGCGTGGTATCGGAGCAGGATCGTGTGCGTGCGGGCGAGTCGGTGATCGTGGGCGTGCGTGGCGAGGGGTCGGCGTCGTGA
- a CDS encoding nucleoside deaminase, which produces MMELALTAADRAASLGEVPIGAVVYRGDEVLAEAHNLRETEADPTAHAEVVALRAAAKCVGRWRLDGCSIAVTLEPCPMCAGALVNARVERLVYGVDDPKMGCVRTLGRLCEEPRFNHRLEVIAGVMAEASVERLRAFFRARR; this is translated from the coding sequence ATGATGGAACTGGCGTTGACGGCGGCGGACCGGGCGGCGTCACTGGGCGAGGTGCCGATCGGCGCGGTGGTGTACCGGGGTGACGAGGTGCTGGCGGAGGCGCACAACCTGCGTGAGACGGAGGCGGACCCGACGGCGCACGCGGAGGTGGTGGCGTTGCGTGCGGCGGCGAAGTGTGTGGGTCGCTGGCGTCTGGACGGGTGCTCGATCGCGGTGACGCTTGAGCCGTGTCCGATGTGCGCGGGGGCGTTGGTGAATGCTCGTGTGGAGCGTCTGGTGTACGGCGTGGATGACCCGAAGATGGGCTGCGTGCGGACGCTGGGGCGGCTGTGCGAGGAGCCGCGTTTCAATCACCGGCTGGAGGTGATTGCGGGTGTGATGGCGGAGGCGTCGGTCGAGCGGTTGCGGGCGTTTTTCAGGGCTCGGCGGTGA
- a CDS encoding MMPL family transporter has product MHELWRDRLLIDLARWSFRWRKPILITSLLVAVASVVLTVYGLGFASDRNALINTDLDWNQRFINWRTSFDLGGDLVVVADTAGRDGQITDTSRQRARDAMDQLGQTLRATAHIDEVWWKLKPEDLGPRLLRLADTQTFNQAIAHIDTAIQALAITDLDAFLTIRPQADDIAALDILPTLLDALAERYEISPRQPLALEEDLLADIDSATRYLATDNDRLLLMTVRPARDNASLEPFEDAIRTIRQQIKTLRVQHPELAIGLTGIETVESDETAAAVRDATITSTVAAILILLLLLVSYRGVVIPLALATPLALAMAWTFGFTTLAVGHLQIISVVFTAILLGLGADFSIHLIAALMRRLPANRDITEARYERAVVSACRVAGPGLITGALTTALAFGTTLLTDFTGVAEMGLIAAAGVMLALIATLLTLPGLLWYCRQHLATLSRHRSGRSPQSPHDPPRTTLAWLPLVLIITATAAATWFTTQNLRFDDDLIRLLPRHVESVDWQQRIVRDGGRTLWYGVSICDSLEQARERTRTLRNDDANLIGELGGIALLFPPDEAQRLEQLRARHQQITACPRELDLLPQDPQQAFDRINTLVSLALTTATLADITSDAPWIDQTRQAARRWATMHVSISDNQRAAATEALRADLINTRARMHDWLTAATDTTPLNPNEIPQLLRATFVSDTTPQQYAIEIYPRLPRGITNALDPHFLPRFVEHLRTIDTDATGVMLQVYESGRLIRRSYLFAGILAFVLVYIVVALDLRSLRDAALALLPVFIGMVFGATLLTLFKQPLTPASIIGLPLLFGVGVDSGVHLLHRYRLHPRVTWPGLTDGTGWSIALTGSLTLIGFGSLILADHRGMAGLGLLMTTGIALTLIACFTVIPTLLRRLTPRR; this is encoded by the coding sequence ATGCACGAACTCTGGCGTGACCGCCTCCTGATCGACCTCGCTCGATGGTCCTTCCGCTGGCGAAAACCCATCCTGATCACCAGCCTCCTCGTCGCCGTCGCCTCCGTCGTCCTCACCGTCTACGGGCTCGGCTTCGCGTCCGACCGCAACGCGCTCATCAACACCGACCTCGACTGGAACCAGCGCTTCATCAACTGGCGCACCAGCTTCGACCTCGGCGGAGACCTCGTTGTCGTCGCCGACACCGCCGGCCGCGACGGGCAGATCACCGACACCTCACGCCAACGCGCACGCGACGCCATGGACCAACTCGGCCAGACACTCCGAGCCACGGCCCACATCGACGAGGTCTGGTGGAAACTCAAGCCCGAAGACCTCGGACCACGCCTCCTCCGGCTCGCCGACACCCAGACCTTCAACCAGGCCATCGCGCACATCGACACCGCCATCCAGGCGCTCGCCATCACCGACCTCGACGCCTTCCTCACCATCCGCCCGCAGGCCGACGACATCGCCGCACTCGACATCCTCCCCACCCTCCTCGACGCCCTCGCCGAACGCTACGAGATCTCGCCACGCCAGCCCCTCGCGCTCGAAGAAGACCTCCTCGCCGACATCGACAGCGCCACGCGCTACCTCGCCACCGACAACGACCGCCTCCTGCTCATGACCGTCCGGCCCGCACGCGACAACGCCAGCCTCGAACCCTTCGAAGACGCCATCCGCACCATCCGACAGCAGATCAAGACCCTCCGCGTCCAACACCCCGAACTCGCCATCGGACTCACCGGCATCGAGACCGTCGAGTCCGACGAAACCGCAGCCGCCGTCCGCGACGCCACCATCACCAGCACCGTCGCCGCCATTCTCATCCTCCTGCTCCTGCTCGTCAGCTACCGAGGCGTCGTCATCCCCCTCGCCCTCGCCACACCCCTCGCCCTCGCCATGGCATGGACCTTTGGCTTCACCACACTCGCCGTCGGCCATCTCCAGATCATCAGCGTCGTCTTCACCGCCATCCTCCTCGGACTCGGCGCCGACTTCAGCATCCACCTCATCGCCGCCCTCATGCGCCGCCTCCCCGCCAACCGCGACATCACCGAAGCACGCTACGAACGCGCCGTGGTCTCCGCCTGCCGCGTCGCAGGACCCGGACTCATCACCGGCGCCCTCACCACCGCACTCGCCTTCGGCACCACGCTCCTCACCGATTTCACAGGCGTCGCCGAGATGGGACTCATCGCCGCAGCAGGCGTCATGCTCGCCCTCATCGCCACGCTCCTCACACTCCCCGGCCTCCTCTGGTACTGCCGCCAGCACCTCGCCACCCTCTCCCGTCACCGCTCAGGTCGGTCGCCTCAATCACCCCACGATCCGCCACGCACCACCCTCGCATGGCTGCCCCTCGTGCTGATCATCACCGCCACCGCCGCCGCGACATGGTTCACCACGCAGAACCTCCGCTTCGACGACGACCTCATCCGACTCCTCCCCCGACACGTCGAATCCGTCGACTGGCAGCAACGCATCGTCCGCGATGGTGGACGCACGCTCTGGTACGGCGTCAGCATCTGCGACTCACTCGAACAGGCACGCGAACGCACACGCACACTCCGCAACGACGACGCCAACCTCATCGGTGAACTTGGCGGCATCGCCTTGCTCTTCCCGCCCGACGAAGCCCAACGCCTCGAGCAACTCCGCGCACGCCACCAGCAGATCACCGCCTGCCCACGCGAACTCGACCTGCTGCCCCAGGACCCTCAACAGGCCTTCGACCGCATCAACACCCTCGTCAGCCTCGCCCTCACCACCGCGACCCTCGCCGACATCACCTCCGACGCACCGTGGATCGACCAGACCCGCCAGGCCGCCAGGCGATGGGCCACCATGCACGTTTCCATCTCCGACAACCAGCGCGCCGCCGCCACCGAGGCCCTGCGTGCCGACCTCATCAACACACGCGCGCGCATGCACGACTGGCTCACCGCCGCCACCGACACCACACCCCTCAACCCCAACGAGATCCCGCAACTCCTCCGCGCCACCTTCGTCTCCGACACCACACCCCAGCAGTACGCCATCGAGATCTACCCCCGACTCCCGCGAGGCATCACCAACGCGCTCGACCCCCACTTCCTCCCACGCTTCGTCGAGCACCTCCGAACCATCGACACCGACGCCACAGGCGTCATGCTCCAGGTCTACGAATCCGGACGACTGATCCGACGCTCCTACCTCTTCGCCGGCATCCTCGCCTTTGTCCTTGTCTACATCGTCGTCGCCCTCGACCTCCGCTCGCTCCGCGACGCCGCCCTCGCACTCCTGCCCGTCTTCATCGGCATGGTCTTCGGCGCGACACTCCTCACCCTATTCAAACAGCCCCTCACACCCGCCAGCATCATCGGACTGCCCCTGCTCTTCGGCGTCGGCGTCGACTCAGGCGTCCACCTCCTCCACCGCTACCGGCTCCACCCTCGCGTCACCTGGCCCGGACTCACCGACGGCACCGGATGGTCCATCGCCCTCACCGGCTCACTCACCCTCATCGGCTTCGGCTCTCTCATCCTCGCCGACCACCGCGGCATGGCCGGCCTCGGTCTCCTCATGACCACCGGCATCGCACTCACCCTTATCGCCTGCTTCACCGTCATCCCCACCCTCCTCAGACGCCTCACACCCCGCCGATGA